The following coding sequences are from one Brienomyrus brachyistius isolate T26 chromosome 15, BBRACH_0.4, whole genome shotgun sequence window:
- the ror1 gene encoding LOW QUALITY PROTEIN: inactive tyrosine-protein kinase transmembrane receptor ROR1 (The sequence of the model RefSeq protein was modified relative to this genomic sequence to represent the inferred CDS: deleted 1 base in 1 codon), with protein sequence MNQMRPAVLFRGCQMNFLRLFVIRLIALGMRTSAGTDVPHDPNGLSTASWNVSSEPEKDHFLKLEAPLNNITTSLGQTAELHCRVSGFPVPSVRWLKNDAPVMQEPRRVSYRPTAYGSRLRIRNLDTTDTGYFQCVASNSFGSVSSTGILFVKFDPHPTPGGGRPSPDEYDEEGFCQPYRGIACARFIGNRSIFVDSLQMQGEIETQITAAFTMIGSLNHLSDRCSQFAIPSLCHFAFPACDRSSGVDRPRDLCRDECEILENDLCKTEYIIARSNPAILKRLKLPNCEDLPPPDSPEAGRCMRIGVPLAEPINKNHKCFNSSGVDYRGTVSVTKSGRQCQPWNSQYPHSHTYLAVRYPELNGGHSYCRNPGSKQEAPWCFTLDEGMLMELCDIPVCDSKENRGKGSMEILYILVPSVAIPLAIALLFLFICVCRNNQKAARPPAARQPKPVRGQNVEMSMFSTAYKPKSKAKELPLSAVRFMEELGECAFGKIYKGHLYRPGMEHPQLVAIKTLKDFSSAQLWGEFQQEASVLSELQHPNVVCLLGMVTQDQPVCMLFEFLNQGDLHEFLVMRSPHSDVGCSSDEDGTVRSSLDHADFLHLAVQVAAGMEHLAGHFYVHKDLAARNILVGEQLQVKISDLGLSREMYASDYYRVQPKSLLPIRWMSPEAIAFGKFTTDSDIWAFGVLLWEIFSFGLQPYYGFSNQEVMEMVRKRQLLPCPEDCPPRMYGLMAECWQEGPARRPRFKDIHARLRAWEGLSSHGSSTSPSAGNATTQTTSLSASPVSNLSSPRYAGYIYPAQGLPPGQIAGFVAAPMPQNQRFIPVNGYPIPPGYAAFPAAHFQPQGPPRLLQHCPPPKSRSPSSASGSTSTGHVTSVPSTGSAHDANTPLLSHCMTLSGMPAAGAVPVFNHMTQKALQMDSTQASLLADSTRHKYTESVITADL encoded by the exons accactTCCTGAAGCTGGAGGCCCCCCTGAACAACATCACCACATCGCTGGGCCAGACAGCGGAGCTGCACTGCCGCGTCTCGGGCTTCCCGGTGCCCTCTGTCCGCTGGCTGAAGAACGACGCCCCTGTGATGCAGGAGCCGCGCCGGGTCTCCTACCGCCCCACCGCCTACGGCTCGCGCCTGCGCATCCGCAACCTGGACACTACGGACACCGGCTACTTCCAGTGCGTCGCCAGCAACAGCTTCGGCTCCGTCTCCTCCACCGGCATCCTCTTTGTCAAATTCG ATCCGCACCCCACCCCCGGCGGAGGAAGGCCCTCTCC GGACGAGTATGATGAAGAGGGCTTCTGCCAGCCTTACAGGGGCATCGCATGTGCCCGCTTCATCGGCAACCGCAGCATCTTCGTGGACTCTCTGCAGATGCAGGGCGAGATCGAGACTCAGATCACAG CGGCCTTCACCATGATTGGCTCCCTGAACCACCTATCGGATCGCTGCTCGCAGTTCGCCATCCCCTCGCTGTGTCACTTTGCCTTCCCGGCGTGCGACCGCAGCTCGGGGGTGGACCGGCCGCGCGACCTCTGCCGGGACGAGTGTGAGATCCTGGAGAACGACCTGTGCAAGACGGAGTACATCATCGCCCGCTCCAACCCCGCCATCCTCAAGCGGCTCAAGCTGCCCAACTGCGaggacctgcccccccccgacAGCCCTGAGGCGGGGCGCTGCATGAGGATCGGCGTCCCGCTTGCCGAGCCCATCAACAAGA ACCACAAGTGCTTCAACAGCAGCGGTGTGGATTACCGGGGAACGGTCAGTGTGACCAAGTCTGGCCGGCAGTGCCAGCCGTGGAACTCCCAGTACCCCCACAGTCACACGTACCTGGCGGTCCGCTACCCGGAGCTGAACGGAGGCCACTCCTACTGCCGGAACCCGGGCAGCAAGCAGGAGGCTCCCTGGTGCTTCACCCTGGATGAGGGCATGCTGATGGAGCTCTGTGACATCCCTGTGTGTG ACTCCAAGGAGAACCGGGGAAAGGGCAGCATGGAGATCCTCTACATCCTGGTCCCAAGTGTGGCCATCCCCTTGGCCAtcgccctcctcttcctcttcatctGTGTGTGCCGTAACAATCAGAAGGCTGCCCGCCCGCCCGCTGCCCGCCAGCCCAAGCCTGTCAGAGGCCAGAACGTGGAGATGTCAATGTTCAGCACCGCCTACAAGCCCAAG AGCAAAGCCAAAGAGCTCCCCCTGTCTGCCGTGCGGTTCATGGAGGAGCTGGGTGAGTGTGCCTTTGGCAAGATCTACAAGGGCCACCTGTACCGGCCAGGAATGGAGCATCCGCAGCTGGTGGCCATCAAGACCCTGAAGGACTTCTCCAGCGCGCAGCTGTGGGGCGAGTTCCAGCAGGAGGCGTCGGTCCTGTCCGAGCTGCAGCACCCCAACGTGGTGTGCCTGCTGGGTATGGTGACGCAGGACCAGCCCGTCTGCATGCTCTTCGAGTTTCTCAACCAGGGCGACCTGCACGAATTCCTGGTCATGCGGTCACCGCACTCAGAtgtgggctgcagcagtgatgAAGATGGCACCGTCAGGTCCAGCCTGGACCATGCCGACTTCCTGCACCTGGCCGTCCAGGTGGCTGCGGGGATGGAGCACCTGGCCGGCCACTTCTACGTCCACAAGGACCTGGCTGCTCGCAACATCCTGGTAGGCGAACAGCTGCAGGTGAAGATCTCCGACCTGGGCCTGTCACGGGAGATGTACGCCTCCGATTACTACCGCGTGCAGCCCAAATCCCTGCTGCCCATCCGCTGGATGTCCCCTGAGGCCATCGCCTTTGGGAAGTTCACCACCGACTCAGACATCTGGGCCTTTGGCGTGCTGCTCTGGGAGATCTTCAGCTTCGGCCTGCAGCCCTATTACGGCTTCAGCAACCAGGAGGTCATGGAGATGGTGCGCAAACGCCAGCTGCTGCCTTGCCCCGAGGACTGCCCCCCTCGCATGTACGGCCTGATGGCGGAGTGCTGGCAGGAGGGCCCCGCCCGCCGGCCTCGCTTCAAAGACATCCATGCCCGCCTGCGTGCCTGGGAGGGCCTCTCCTCCCACGGCAGCTCCACATCACCCTCTGCTGGCAACGCCACCACCCAGACGACCTCCCTGAGCGCCAGCCCCGTCAGCAACCTCAGCAGTCCTCGCTATGCCGGCTACATCTACCCCGCCCAAGGTTTGCCCCCAGGGCAGATCGCCGGATTTGTGGCGGCGCCCATGCCGCAGAATCAGAGATTCATCCCGGTGAATGGGTACCCGATCCCTCCAGGCTACGCCGCCTTCCCCGCCGCCCACTTCCAGCCCCAGGGC CCCCCCCGGCTGCTACAGCACTGCCCGCCCCCAAAGAGCCGCTCGCCCAGCAGCGCCAGCGGCTCCACCAGCACCGGTCATGTGACCAGCGTGCCGTCCACAGGCTCCGCCCACGACGCTAACACTCCCCTTCTGTCCCACTGCATGACCCTCTCCGGCATGCCAGCCGCGGGGGCGGTGCCTGTCTTCAATCACATGACCCAGAAGGCACTTCAGATGGACTCCACACAAGCCAGCCTGCTGGCAGACTCCACCAGACACAAGTACACCGAGTCCGTCATCACGGCCGATCTGTAA